CGGTATCGGTGGTCGAAGGTGGGCTCGTCCTCACCGCTCGGGTCCTCTTCCCGTTCCGCGTCCAAAAGTGCCATCACCTCGTCGGCCGGGACCGGACTCTCGTCGCCGAAGAGGAACTTGAGGGCGCCCGGGACGTCCTCGCTTTTGAGTTCACGAAGTCTGGGCCAGTGCTCGGCGAGCGGATCGGCCCGTCCGTCGCTCCACGGCGGGATGGAGAGCGCCGACTTCAGCACTGGCTGCCACACGGCCGAGGAACCGCGCTGGAGCGTGCGCGGCGTCATGGCGCAGACCTGGGCGGGGGCGGTTGTACCGAGCCACGGGCGGGTGCCGCGGCAACGCAGGCCCAGATCCTTGAGTGCGCTCTTGCGGAACGAACCTTCCATGGAGACCTCGGGCACCCCACAGGTGCAGGACACGAGGATCGAGCGGAGCGAGGAACTGCGGCCGGAGGTGCGCATCTTGAGCGTCCCCCCGCACTGCGCAGCCGTCGTGGCGCCGCCACCCGAGGTGCGATGGACCCAGTGCCAGTACGGGAAATCGTCCAAGTGCCCGGCTTCGCAGGCGACCACGAAACGGGAGGGGACGAGGTCGGCCTCGCACGTTCCACAGACGCTCCGGCCTGCTGGCGGATTGAAGTCGCGGTGCCGACGCAGGTCGTTGCATTCGGGGCAGGAATGCATGAGAGGAAAACGCCGCACCCGGATGCCGTCCCTGCTGGTGTCCTCGGACGCGGGAGGCAGCCGGAAGTGCTGGACACCGAGGAGGCGCGCGAGTCGCTGCTCGTGGATACGGGGCGACTCGTCGCAGCTCCAGTGTTCGTCGGCTCCGTCCAGGCCGGAGACGATGAAGGATTCCTGGTCGACGGCGACCAGCGAACCGACGCCGTATGTGGTGATCGCCTGAGCTCGACGAACCGCACCGCGCCGCGGCAGGTTACGGGCGGGTGCGGCGCTGTCCGTGCCGGTCCGGCGGCGTCGTGCGGGGGGCGGGGTCATCGGGTTGCCTCCATGAACAGAGCGGACTCGGCGTCGACGTCGCGCAGGCTCCAGAGGGTCGGCCATGCCTCGGCGTCCTCGGATTCATCGTCGTACGACTTCAGGAGCGAGGGGGTGCGACTACGCCTGACGGGTTCGAAGAGCAGGCCGCCGTGTGTGTCGGCCTCGTCGCGCCACCAGTCGACGAACTCGTCGAAGGCCCGGCCCACCGCGTCGACCTCCTCACGGGTGACGGCTTGGACGCGGTTCAGAAGGATGGGCCGCACCTCCTCGCTGAGGAGGTGCGCGTAGGACTCGATCCGACCCGCGGAGTCGTTGGCGCGAGCGGCCGGGACGAGGATGCGGGCCAGCGCGACGATCACCGCGTGGAGGCCACGCTCCCGGGCGCGGGCGGAGAAGGGAGTGACTGAGGTGGATTCGACCTCGCGATAGAGGGCGGAATGGAAGTGCAGGAAGTTCTCGTAGTGGGAGCGGTCGCGGGATCGGGTCGCGTTGAGCATGACGGCGACCAGCCCCGGGTGGGCGCGGCCGACGCGGCTGGTGGCCTGGATGTACTCGGCGGTGGTCTGCGGTTGGCCCATGACGGCCATCAGGCCGAGCCGGTCCACGTCGACACCGACGGCGATCATGTTGGTGGCGAGGAGGACGTCCACGGCGTCCTCGTCGGGCAGCTTCTTCTCGATGCCCTTGAGACGGGTGGGGATCTCGCTGGCGTCGATCCGGCTGGTCAGCTCCGAGGGGTTAGCCACCTTGCGGACGGGTACGCCTTCGCGTTCGGCGAGCACTTCCAGGTACGCCACCACGTCGTCGTGGACCTGGAGTTCGGCCGCGGACAGCAGCCGGAGGCTGTTGAAATAGCCGACGAGGCTCCAGTACGCGTCGCGCACCTCGTCCTCGGTCCGGGCCTGCTTGGCCCGGTGCAGCAGGGTGGCGTACGTACGGATCAGGAGGGTGGACTGACTGGTGCCGGGGGCCAGGAGCCCGACGTAGCGGCGGCTCGCCTTCTCCTCGCGCGGGGTCTCCACGGCGAACCAGGAGTCCCGGGAGTCCAGGCCGGCGGGCGGGAACTGGCGGACTTCACGGGCGAAGAGGCGCAGGCCCTGGTGGGCGGCGCGCCGGATGGTCGCCGTGGAGGCGATCACCTTGGGGCGGTCGGCGAGAGCGTCCACCGCCGTCTCGTACAGGCCGGTGAGGGTGCCCAAGGGGCCCGAGATCAGATGGAGTTCGTCCTGCACGATCAGCTCTGGGGGCGGGGTGGGGTCGCTCGGGTCGTCGCGGTTGAAGAGCGCGGCGGTGGCCGGACGCCAGGGCATCGAGGCGAACTTGTCGACGGTGGCGATCACCAGCGTGGGCCGGGCGTCGTACACGGCCTCGTCGATCAGATGGACCGGCAGGCCGTCGGCGAAGGCGCAATCGGTGCCGGGGCAGCGGACGTGCATGCGCTTGGCGTCCTCGTCCACCTCGTAGGCGCGGGCGTCGAGGCGGGTGCCGCACCAGGGGCAGGCATGGAGCTGGACGGGGTTCTCGGTGGCGAGGCGCTTGTCCAGATCGCCGCGGAGCTCGGCGAGCCTCCTCGCGGCCTCCACAAGGGTGTTGGGGGTCGCCGAGCGGCCCACCCACATGCCGATGGAGAACCCCTCGTGCCCCAATTCGGGCCTGGCACGTCGCATGTGCTCCATGGCGCAGATCAGGATCGCGGCCCGCTCGAACTGCTGGAGCGTGAGCAGCCGGAGCGTGTAGCGCATGAGCACGGTGACACCGCCACCGCTCTCCTTCCTGCGGATGCGGCGCAGGAACGAGGTGAGGGCGATCAGACCGAGGTACGCCTCCGTCTTGCCACCACCGGTGGGGAACCAGAGCAGGTCGGAGATGCCCCGGTCTTCGTGCTCGGGGTCGTCGATGCCGGCCAGGCAGAGCAGCACGAACGCGATCTGGAAGGGACGCCAGCGACCCGCGGTCGGGTCCGGACAGCCGATTCGACCACCCTTCACCCACGCGCTACGGGCGCGCTGGTCGGCCATCGCGTGGTTGGCCAGCCGGAACGCCCGCATCAGGTCGGGCTTTGCCGCGAGGAGTTCGATGCCCTCGCGGACACGGCCGAGCGCCTCGCGGCACGCCTCCACCTGGTTCCGTGCCGGCGTCTCGTGCGGGCCGCCGGTCAGCGCCTCGGCCTCGATCTCCTTGCGGTCGATCCAGCGTTCGTATCCCAGGGCGAGTTCCCGCAGAGCGGCCAGGACCTCGGCGTCGCCCCGCTCCGCCAGGCCGAGCATGGACAGCGCCGAGCTGTCGATCTCCGGGTTGGAGTCGGTGAGCAACACCTCCACCGTGGGCACGAACTCACTGCGCACCTCGGGGACGGCGGGGACGACGGTGTCGGTCACGCCGATCGGCGGCGGCGTCCAGTCCCACTCGGCGGCGCAGCCGTGGCCGACGGCGAAGGTGGGGGCATGGCGGTGCAGCAGACGGCTGGTCGCGACCTCGTCGTCATGGGAGGCAGCCGGGGCGGGACGTTCGACGAACGCGGTGGAGCCGTTGGCGGCGCGGACTGTGAGGCCACACTGGAACAGGGAGAAGGCGTCCTGGAGCTCCCGCTCGCCGACGCGATGGGTGTTCACCAGGGTGACCGTGACCGTGACCGTCCCGGTTGTCGGGTTGTGGCGCCTGACGTTGACACGCAGGGCGGCACCGCCCCCGAGCTCGACCCTCTTGTCGGGATCGGGAGTCGTCACGTCGACCGTGACGTCCGGAAGGGCCAACTGCTCGCGCCGCCAATGCTCCCGCTGGTCGGAGACGGTGCGGGCCTCGGCGCGGCGGGCCGGGATCGGCCTGCCGTCGGCGTCGGTGGGCCTGTAGACGGCGGCACATGCCGAGATCACGACCGCCTCGCTCTCGGCCGGGGCGACCGCGAAGGTGAGGCCCATCGACGAGGGTCGGCGGGATCCCGCGGCACCCAGCTCCTGAGCGGTGCCGGACTCCTCGATGTTGTCACGGGTCCGCTGCGGGGCGATGTCCAGACCGTCCTGCTCGTCGTCATCCGCGCGGAGCTGCTCCGCCGCCGCCGCGTTCGCCGCACGCGGATAGAGGACGCCGGTCAGGTAGCGGTCGATCGGCGCGTCCTGCGTCAGGACCTCCTCCCGGTCTTCCGGCGTGGCGTCCGGAGCGGGGCCGAGGAGCTCGCGGCGGAGTCCCACCAGGAGCTCCTCGTCCCGGACCCGGTAGTGCTCGGCGTGCCGGCCTGCTCCCTGCGTCATGCGCTCTGCTCCTCGTCGTTGTCAGCCCGTCGATACTTTCCGATGCCGCCGATGCGGGGGACGATCCATACACCTCGGTCGCCGAGGCCGGCGTTGACGCCGGAGGCGGCGCTGCCCGACGCGGTCTCGAGGACGTCGACGCGCAGCCCGTGCACCTCGTCGGGCCACCACGGGTCCCATGCCTGGTTCACCTGCTGCACCTGGAACAGCCCCTCACGGAAGTGCTCCGAGGCCTCGCCGATCTCCCGCCCGTCGTGCGTCAGGGCGTACGGCGGGCTCTGGGACTCACC
This DNA window, taken from Streptomyces sp. NBC_00663, encodes the following:
- a CDS encoding DUF1998 domain-containing protein, encoding MTPPPARRRRTGTDSAAPARNLPRRGAVRRAQAITTYGVGSLVAVDQESFIVSGLDGADEHWSCDESPRIHEQRLARLLGVQHFRLPPASEDTSRDGIRVRRFPLMHSCPECNDLRRHRDFNPPAGRSVCGTCEADLVPSRFVVACEAGHLDDFPYWHWVHRTSGGGATTAAQCGGTLKMRTSGRSSSLRSILVSCTCGVPEVSMEGSFRKSALKDLGLRCRGTRPWLGTTAPAQVCAMTPRTLQRGSSAVWQPVLKSALSIPPWSDGRADPLAEHWPRLRELKSEDVPGALKFLFGDESPVPADEVMALLDAEREEDPSGEDEPTFDHRYRALRNKEYERLRAGNDERERSREEQFICETPLGDPSVLRPLGVSGPMLVKKLREVRALKAFTRLADPDSATELHEVLLSDTPPLWLPAMEVRGEGVFLRLDEERLDAWEKAVSVAARVERMRSAHQRVLEQRATDPGRVPPSPATPRMVLLHTLAHVLINEWSLEAGYPAAALRERLYAADDMAGVLVYTATSDSAGSLGGLVAQGEPDLLDRTIRSAVRRAEWCSSDPLCVESEASGTGGTNLAACHACVMLPETSCEHNNILLDRALLVGTPEDPHVGFFIDVLGR
- a CDS encoding helicase-related protein, producing the protein MTQGAGRHAEHYRVRDEELLVGLRRELLGPAPDATPEDREEVLTQDAPIDRYLTGVLYPRAANAAAAEQLRADDDEQDGLDIAPQRTRDNIEESGTAQELGAAGSRRPSSMGLTFAVAPAESEAVVISACAAVYRPTDADGRPIPARRAEARTVSDQREHWRREQLALPDVTVDVTTPDPDKRVELGGGAALRVNVRRHNPTTGTVTVTVTLVNTHRVGERELQDAFSLFQCGLTVRAANGSTAFVERPAPAASHDDEVATSRLLHRHAPTFAVGHGCAAEWDWTPPPIGVTDTVVPAVPEVRSEFVPTVEVLLTDSNPEIDSSALSMLGLAERGDAEVLAALRELALGYERWIDRKEIEAEALTGGPHETPARNQVEACREALGRVREGIELLAAKPDLMRAFRLANHAMADQRARSAWVKGGRIGCPDPTAGRWRPFQIAFVLLCLAGIDDPEHEDRGISDLLWFPTGGGKTEAYLGLIALTSFLRRIRRKESGGGVTVLMRYTLRLLTLQQFERAAILICAMEHMRRARPELGHEGFSIGMWVGRSATPNTLVEAARRLAELRGDLDKRLATENPVQLHACPWCGTRLDARAYEVDEDAKRMHVRCPGTDCAFADGLPVHLIDEAVYDARPTLVIATVDKFASMPWRPATAALFNRDDPSDPTPPPELIVQDELHLISGPLGTLTGLYETAVDALADRPKVIASTATIRRAAHQGLRLFAREVRQFPPAGLDSRDSWFAVETPREEKASRRYVGLLAPGTSQSTLLIRTYATLLHRAKQARTEDEVRDAYWSLVGYFNSLRLLSAAELQVHDDVVAYLEVLAEREGVPVRKVANPSELTSRIDASEIPTRLKGIEKKLPDEDAVDVLLATNMIAVGVDVDRLGLMAVMGQPQTTAEYIQATSRVGRAHPGLVAVMLNATRSRDRSHYENFLHFHSALYREVESTSVTPFSARARERGLHAVIVALARILVPAARANDSAGRIESYAHLLSEEVRPILLNRVQAVTREEVDAVGRAFDEFVDWWRDEADTHGGLLFEPVRRSRTPSLLKSYDDESEDAEAWPTLWSLRDVDAESALFMEATR